The region GCAATATCCTCATGAATCCGTGTAACAATATCATCGGCCTCTGATTTCGTAGTAACTTTCGGTGCACGGGGACGAGGGTTCTTCgctttccctttccctttcgTTGCCGGCGTCGGTGCAGTGGTCGTcttcgaagatgatggcacACCATTCGTAGTCGGGGGAACAGATCCTGGTACAAACGCCGGCGCATCGGCCCTCAACCCTGGGTCTTCCGTATCCTCCAACCCCCCTTCTTGTGTATCATCCTCCGAATTATGCTGCGACTTCGTCAGTCGCCCCTGGAACTTCCGCCTAGGAGCTCCCAGCTGTTGTTCGTCGCCAGCCCGCACCCGATCTTGCCGTTGACTTTCCCCATCCGCCGCTGTGTTCCCACCTCGACCCCCCCGGCGTCCTCGTCTCGGGCCTCGCCGTGACCGCGGCTGGTTCGTCGCATTCGAACTCGGCGCATCGCCTGGCTGTGTTTTGTTCTGTGATGCGGACTGCGTCGGCGGCGGTAGTTGCGATTGCGGATCCTGCTCTACAGGCTGACTTTGCGGTTGCTGTTGCCCTTGTGCACCCGAAGACTGTGTCTGTTCTTGTCCCTGTGGTCGTCGATTGGCATTACCCCTCCGACCGCGGTATCCACGTCTGAAAGACCTCGGAGCCCGCGGAGCATTACCGTCCGCAGCGGGCGTGGTCGAACTTGACATAATCTGGGTGGTCATGGAATTTGGGGTCCGGGGCTGCAAACTTGCAGTTGCAGTCATGCACGGCACAGCTAGCGGGATAATAcggaagaaagaaggaaataaaaaagaagaagaaatgaaatAAAAACGCCTGAGGCGAACAGAAATGCCCTAGGCGAACAGAAAAGGATGGAAAGTGAAAGTTCTTGTGAAGAGCGGGCAGTGTGCGAGTCTTATTAAGAGTGTGGCGAGAGTTCAACTGTGGCTCGGCCGTTTGTTTGTAAAGGCTGGCCGATTCTGTATTTACGCTGTGGCTACTGTCCTACTTCGCTGTGTCACATACTACTGGTTATTTAACAAGCTCAACAATGAAGCGAGTGACGATGATCTCCATTCAGTCGCCTCCTGCTCTGCAACGGTGTTGCTTGGTCGTGACTCATAAATACTGTTCGAGTCATTATTACTCATAGTGGGACCTGCGCATACCAAGTTATACGAGGGAAGCCAAGATTAAGaagaagataataatatGTATAATCATTGGCAGATCCAAGTAGAAAATATCGTAACTATCATCGCTATGCGGTTCCTCAACTGGAGGAAAAGGATGGTGACTTCAAAATAACCAACCCATGCAAACATTATACGTCaagaaaaattataaaaaaaaaaattaagaaattagaAAAACAACACAATCTCCCCTCGCTCGTTCTGCTTCAGACGCAGCGTACGCCATAgatccttctcatcatcTGCCCTCCGTTCGCGATCTGCGCGGCTTCGACCTTGATCTCGTCCGCGGTCTCCGTCGAACTCGTCTGTGAAGTCTTTGTGGAATCGCTTGAGAACCTTGTTGATGGAGAAACCTCGGGAGCTCTCTGGTCCCTTGGTCACTAAAGACAAAAAGTGCGCAGCCATCTCTTGCTGGATCTCGTCCGGGTGGTTCTCCTGCCGGTAAACGATCAACTCGCGACCGTCCTCTCGTGGCGAGTACGAACGCTCGGGATACTCGAGTTTCTTGAGACGACGCACTGGGCGTTCCCCCTCCATTTGCGCACTAATCTTGCGCTTGGTCTTACCGGCCTCGGATGGGGCGCCATGGTCGCTCGGGGCGTTGCGAATCTTGTGAGTCTTCTTGGACTTGCGAGGCTCGTTCTCGTGACCGGCAACACTGCTTCCGGAAACGCTGGAACCAGCAAACATAGAAGAGACCAGGCGCTCGGCTCGGTTTTTAATCGAGATGCCGAGACCGGCATCGTGGCTTTCCTTCTCGTCACGACGGGTGCGCTTGAGAGGCGATGAAGGGTCCTGGTACCGTCGGCGCGGATTGTCCGAagcgtcttcatcgtctaaAGAAGGTGACCGGAGCATGCGGTCGAGCCCGCCTGTCAGTCCGGAATGGTTGAGCAACGGCGTTCCTGGGTGGTTCAACACGCTAGATGGAGCCTCGAGCATAGGAGTATCTGCGTCATTGATATCATGGTCGTCAATACGgcgcttccgcttcttctcacTAGTAGTTGCAGTTAAAGTCGGAGGCGATTGCTTCCTCTCTCCCCGCCggtccttctttttcttcggcgCGGGGGTCATGAACTCCATCGATATAGCAGCATTCTTGTTGTTCGGATAGGTTGGTGGATCGATTGGACCAGAACCGTAAGAGAAACCGTGTTCCTCGTAAGCGACATCGTAGTTTTTGCTTCCATTGTCATCATCGGCGTTGCTGCTCGCAGACGCTTGAGGTTCAAAAACCGAAGGCGCGTGgtccttcatcttcatctgctcTTTCGGGTGGACAAGAGACACCTTGGACGCATTTGGCGTCTTTTCATCAACCATGAAATCGAATACATTGACCTTGGCACCGTCATTTGTCGACGCTTTCTTGGCTTCGCTTGGAGTAGGGGGGCTCGGAGCAGGAGGGACAAGGTTGGTTTGCGAATCGGGAGCATCTTCCACGTACGGGGCACGGTGGGGAGTGTTCAATTTCGCGGGCTTGTTATCGTTTTTGTTCCCGTTTCtattgtcgttgttgtttcCTTTCCGTTGATTCTTGGCCGGTTTCTCTTTATAGAGTGTTCCTTGGTATTTCTGAGCCTCGCTCATACATGACTAACAAAACTAAAGTTAGTTCCACGCCATATAAGTAAAACGATTCGTTGCCCTTATATCGCCGCCTGTCGATAGGCCCAGCGCCATCATGCGCATCATGCCGAGGAGGCGAATCAGGTCAAGCAACGGACCGAAATACCAACACCGTATTCCCCAACAACAATATCAAATGAAGAGAGCTTTCCGTACCGTATGCGATTTATATTGCGTCCCCTGAAAGTGGACCATGCAGTCAATGCAGGTAAAGCTTGCTCCGCGACATTGGTTGCGATGGGAGTCAAGCTTCTTCTTGGTGAGAACATCACCGCACCCCTATGGAAGAGAATAGATGTTCAGCGCTTCGTTCCAATAATATTCACACAAGCGACCTGTGATCCGGTACCGCGGGAAGAGACTCGACTCACCTCACATGAAAATGAAACCATCTTGACAAAAACCCCGCGATGTGAGAAGACACTGAGTAGGACTGAGTCACTGTCACAAGGAGATTGCCCCTCTTAAACTGGTGAAAGAAGGCTCAATAGAGGTGCGACCCCGCAATCAGAACCGAAATCCTTCGCGCAAACGATAAGGGGCGCAAAAAGCGTTGGAATTGCGTTTGTTGACAGAGCGACAATGTCAACCTAGCAGGCAACAGGAGGCAGAAGGGCGAATAGAAAACTGAAGAAGGCTGCGCAACAACCTTGGGCTATCAGCGATTAAAACAAAGCACAGGCGACAACCTCTTTTGAGTTTGTCTCTTGATTTGCGCTCTTCGTGTTGGAATCTTTTCTGGCGCGTTCAAAAAAACCGAGAGGAAATTCAAAGGGAAAAAAGGTGGGTAAACGACACTAGTCCTGTTGTGGACGAACAAGATCCGCAAAGTCTGCCTTGGAAACCAGGCGCTAACTGGCTCCCCCAGGTTACGCCACTGCTACGAGCCTACGAGTAATGTTAAGATCTTCGCCTGTCTTCTCTCAGCTCTCAGCAACCGTCTCCTGAGAAACCATGAAACAAATGCTACTCTTACACTTCGCCCCCTGAACACTTCAAACGACTTTCTCACATCGAAAAGCGGTTTTGTCAATCCCCTGTCAGCTGCAAAAGTACGGCGGCGACAACCACCATTGGCCTGCGCACAAGACTTGAAACGAGGCATTGCGTTCAGGATGAACCAGGGTCACTTCGCAGGCAGACGACGATCAACGGATCCCAATCTCGAGGAGGGTGGGTGTCGTCCCCTCCACGCGAGAGGTTAAAGAGGCGTGAGCCTGTCAGGAGACTCGCACTGGCGCACATTGCACAGTCAAGGACAGATGATGGGCTCTTTGTTGCGGTCCGCCCCTCATTTGTTGCTGTTAGTGCGGCGCTTATGGAGGGGCAGCCTGTGCCGCTATAAATGACTTGCGGCAAAGCATCTACTGCGGAGCATTAAATGCGAGATAAAAACTCCGCCTACTATACACTAATAATAGCATCATTGCGTGCGTTGATTGACGTTTAGCTTTGGCCCTGGTCTGATTCTTCTCTGGCTCAGCACCGTGAACAGTGTCATCCTCCGACTATGTTGATATTCAGGTCAGGTATTCTTTCAGATCATACTCCCTGAGGCTGTCCCGTCGGGTATTTAAGTAGGACTTCCCAAGGCGTGCATAAACTACAACAGCTTAAAAGGTAGGGTTGTCTTGGTCAGTCTTTCGTCCTATCAGCCGCCCATGATGGCAAAAACATCAGCTTGAATAGTCAATACACCCTCAGGCTTAGTGTCAGCTGCGCCAGTCACAGAGCCATAAACCCTCACGAGCAGAGTCATGCGCACAAGGGTGCATACTTGTGTAGCTTTCGCTCAAGGGATCGTCCTTGTTTCCATGGCTAATCCAGTAGGGTTTTGgcttccatccatcttccACGCTGAATTGGGTTGGAACTTTCACGGCCTCCCCCTCGGGCCTGACCGAATGCCGCAACCTTTTGTTAAACCCAGCTGCTACTAGTGGCCGAGCAAATTGAAAGAAAATTATTGTACACTCAACGGACCAGCGTTGAATATTTATGGCGAGAGAGACGATGAAAATGAACTAGGTGTCTGTGAGAACGGAGACACGACTCGATCCGTGTCACGTATATCTACCCTCCACGAGTGATACTAGATTCAATCGCAATCAGCTAAAGTTAGTAGAGCAAGGCAAGGGGGTGCACTGACGGTTCCCGGGATATCTCCACAGGCGAGATAGCATCATTGCCATCGCTGCTTTCGCGAGGGGTGGCCTTGTGCCCACTATCAGAGTCATTGCCCCCGCTttcatcttcaccctcaGCACAGCCGCAGTCATAAAAGTCTCCGAGCTTAGTACAGTCGAACTCGGGCTTTTCGAGCATTGAATTGACTTCGTTGTGGATGAAGCAGCCCCATCCTGCAGCCGCATTCCGGGAAGAGACTTGCGGGGGGTATTTCTTCAGGTGTTGTTGGAAGTGCGACGCGCATTCACCGCTAGTTTAGTAGTCAGCATTCAGCGTGCGGGGGTGGGCGAGTGGCGGCAAAGTATACCATGGATATAGTCGCGCAAAAAGGTAGATGTATGAGTGGAGCGTCTCTTGTTGTTCTTCAGTGGGCTCTTCGGGGTAACGAGCGAGCATAGTGTGGAAGTACTTCCATGTTGCGCGACCTAATTCGGCTCTAGTTTCCCAAGCTGTTAGCTCATATCCAAGACCCAAGCGATGACGGGATTTGCATACTTCGCCGTCTCATTGCCTAGACGGGGCATCACAATGCCCCCTTCCTTTAGATCATCGTGAACAGGTGTGGTTTTATCGAGGTGGCCGGGAGCTCGGACTGCTGGACTAGGGGGTCCATAGGGTTGGATGAACAGgacgaagagaaaaaaaactaaaataGAAGCGCTTATCAAGATACGCCTTGTGATCTGGCGGTTTGCCATGattgaaaagagaaaaggggCACGATTCTCGAGATTGAATGATGCTGGAGAACGCGCATACCACCGGGCGCAAACAATGGTGCTAGTAGGGAGGGCTGCAAAACATCAGAACATCAAAACGAAAGCAAGTAGCAAGATTGTTGGTTTTCAACGAAAGACGCGATTGTGATTTTGAGGAAGAAACAACTGTTCATCTTCCTTGCAGAAGCAGTTAAGTGGCCTTGCTCCGTCTTTCAGTTTCAAGGTTCGAAGATCGGGGAGTCCACGTGGAACGCATTACTTTGGTTTCATGTGCTTAGTCACTATCCTGTTTATGCTGCGCGTATCACAAGGGAGGCAATGCCTCGGTGCGATATTTTTTTTACAGAACTGGTCTTGAATATCAACCTATAGTCCATACATAAGTTATGAGGCACGATGCGATGCGCTAGTGCCCAGAGATAACAGTGCAGAGATGCCCTGTCCGATTCAAGCATTTGCGGGGAGGCGATTACATAACGCCTTATGCAGATCCACCAAATTTGTTCCGACTTAAACTCCGGAGCCTCAGTTCGTCTCGCATCTCGACAAATCCACCCTGCGCACCAGCAAATATGGCGTCTATCAGATCCCTGGCTTTCCAATCCCTAGCGCGGACCCGGACTCCCTTCATCCGGTCTCAACAGCGCCGGTGGGCTCAAGTCCATGATGTTCGCTTCCTTGCGACCCATCGCGACCCCAGCCAGGTCTTGGAGAAATACCGATCGAAGCTCGACCAGAAGGCGCAACAGTAAGTCAGAACAGTGGAAAGAGGTCCCAAACAACTCTGGTACTAAACAACACCCCAGGGAGGGCTTCCAATCTGTCGAATCCCTAAAGGAAGCCCATCAAGAAAAGATTGATAAGCTCCGCCGCGAAGCATCAACAATCCTGACCCCCGAACCTCCAACGCCCTCCGCAACTCCTcaaccccctcctcctccaccgtctGCTCAAACCACTGCTCAATCCCAAGTCGCAGCCGCCTCAAAGTCAACCGGTATCAAAGCCCTGAGCTCCTacctcgacgtcgagaaaGTCCGCGCTCTCCCTCCCAAAGAGATTGAAGCTCTCTGGCGCATCCGCCACGCCTCAAACCCCAATTCCATTTGCGCTGTTGTCCCGTTGGAAACTTACGAGCGCATTATGACTGCGGCCCGTCAGAACCCGCAGTTCATCCTCCCACTGCCACGCACCACCGAGACCCCCCAAGCACCCGAAGCGAACGCCACGGCATCCGATGAGAAGAACGGCGCAGATATTCATTTCTTGCAGTGGGCCTTCCACCCGCCTGCGTCGACACCCTCAGCGGTCAACTCGCATACATCTACTGTAATCTTTACTCCACTGGCTGCGTACAAACTGCACGGTTCTTTTGCCCAGCCGCATACGACAATCACGCACCATCTAGACCTCGCGGATGACAAAGGGTTGGTTCTTATGCATGGCCAGGTGATGCCTGATTCTGGAGTGTCGACTTCTGAAGCTACGTGGTTGGTTAGCTGTGTGCAGCGGTTTTACGATTTCGGTGGGCAGGCGAGCGGCCGGAAGGGCGAGCTGCTGCGCATGTTTACCCAGGGTGACGTCCAGAACTTCAAGATTGAAGAACTGATGGCCGAGGCGGAGAAGTTGTAAATTAGAAAGATATCATCATTGCGTGTATTTTAGCATGTATATCATTTACATTATTTTTTGGCATACATTAATTCCTACCTAGATGAAGTAGATAGATAGAATGACTTGGCTTGCTTCATACATAACAAGCTCGGTGGgtaaatactagtattatccAAGAAAAAGACCTCCTTGGATGCATTGACAAATCCCAACCCGAAACGCCGATTCAAAGCAATCTCGCATTCAACAGCACCTGCTTCACATCTGCATAGCAGCAATTGAGTCTTGAAAAAAGATGCGGGAGGTCCCTTAATTGTGAGTAATATGGACAGTGAAATCAAATAAAGCAACCATCGCACCGCTTCCATATAGGTAGGACACATGCTTGTAGAAGGATCTGGTAATGGTTGATGATAAAGTACAGGAGAGGGAATCATGAGGCACAAGAAATTAAGTCGCTAAGCCGCTAGCGTAATGATGTCGGCTGAATTTGCTTGACGCTTGCCATGTAAGCTTTATTTGGGGGCGTACATGGTTCCAAGCAAGCATCAGCTTGGTCTTGGAAGTCGACGTGGTCAAGCAGCGCATTCGTAAATCATAAAGTAGAGGAAGGCTTCGTTAATTTTTCAGGATTTCTTCCGTAACAAAAGAATGGATATGCTCGAAGTATCCTGGCTCAGCCACACTATCGTTATGTGCGCCGTTTGGAAGTGTTCGCCACACTTTGCGGTTGGCGTTGCAAATAGCAAACAGCTGTGTCATGTTCGCTGGTCTGCACCGGGTTAGTTTATCCGTTTGAGTTTGCCTTGCGCACAACCAAGAAAGTTAAGCGGTACTCACGGTATAATCTCGTCTTTTAATCCGCTCAGAAACAGCACAGGGGTCTGGGTTATCTTTGGCAGAACCTCCTCGCTCGTCCATGTCTGGTGGCAGAATCGAGCAAGATACCGGGCCGGGGGGAAGACGCTGGTACCAGTTAATACAGAACCAATATTACAAAATGGATAGACTTGAATCTGAAAACGTACCTGGGGATCAACTTTCGGATGCTAAGGAAGGTATTCTCGAGGATCAACCCGGCAATGCCACCCTTGTCTTCGTTGGTAGCGACAAGGTTGATTGccacagctcctccaagacTCTGTCCATATATGATAATCCGTGAGTCCGCCGTCTCTCCCCTTTGCCGCAGGTGATCGAGCGCTGTCTGAGCGTCGATTTTTAGACCATTCTCGTCAGGGACCCCAGTGGATAAACCGTAGCCCCGATACTCTAGCATCAGAACATGACACCCCAAGAAATCTTGCAGAACCTTCGCGATGGGAATGCGATGACCCACGTTGCCTGCATTTCCATGAAACATCAGCACGGTAAGGTTCTGGTCCAATCGCTTGGGCGGAGCACGAATGAAGTAGGCATGCAACGATTCGCCATCCGGCGTgcgaagctgaagctcctCGTAGTCATCCAATCCGAACTGGCGAGGTTTGGGGACACTTGTACGTGCATCGGTAGGGATATTTCGCGGGTAGATAAGCTCACTGCAACATGTTGTCAGTTACCCGAAAGCGCCATGTCCGGTTGTATCAAGATTGCAACATAGGCGGACGAACTTTTGCTTGAAATACAAGAGGCCACTAGCAACAACAGCTAGGCCGGACGATGCTAGCATCGGAAGACGCAGAAACTGGACTGCACTGTTGGCCATACTGCCTATACTCCACGATGGTGGGGGCGGCGGAGATTCCGACATGTTGAGCACGAGTGTCGCAGGAAGAAGTAATAGAGCAATGCAATATGACAAGAAATGCAGGGGCGAGGCAGGTTGAGGCTGAATGGCAAACACACAATTCCACGACCCGTACCAAGGTAATGCAGAATGTAAAGACCGCAAGTGCAGAAAATGCAAGATGGTATGGTGAGTGCCTGATGGGTCGGTCGCATGGACTGTCGTAAACTCTCAGGAGGCTTTCACGCTGCGGGGAGGAGACGGCGGGAAGCGTGGCCAATGGGCGTGGCTGCGGGATTCACCGCCTGGCGGAATCAGCTCCAGCTTGCTTGCCCACGTAAGGCTTGCCTGCCTTGAGCTCTG is a window of Aspergillus puulaauensis MK2 DNA, chromosome 4, nearly complete sequence DNA encoding:
- a CDS encoding ATP11 family protein (BUSCO:EOG09264BIX;~COG:O;~EggNog:ENOG410PN42;~InterPro:IPR010591;~PFAM:PF06644;~go_component: GO:0005739 - mitochondrion [Evidence IEA];~go_process: GO:0065003 - protein-containing complex assembly [Evidence IEA]) — encoded protein: MASIRSLAFQSLARTRTPFIRSQQRRWAQVHDVRFLATHRDPSQVLEKYRSKLDQKAQQEGFQSVESLKEAHQEKIDKLRREASTILTPEPPTPSATPQPPPPPPSAQTTAQSQVAAASKSTGIKALSSYLDVEKVRALPPKEIEALWRIRHASNPNSICAVVPLETYERIMTAARQNPQFILPLPRTTETPQAPEANATASDEKNGADIHFLQWAFHPPASTPSAVNSHTSTVIFTPLAAYKLHGSFAQPHTTITHHLDLADDKGLVLMHGQVMPDSGVSTSEATWLVSCVQRFYDFGGQASGRKGELLRMFTQGDVQNFKIEELMAEAEKL
- a CDS encoding uncharacterized protein (TransMembrane:1 (o26-42i)); amino-acid sequence: MIPSPVLYHQPLPDPSTSMCPTYMEAVRWLLYLISLSILLTIKGPPASFFKTQLLLCRCEAGAVECEIALNRRFGLGFVNASKEVFFLDNTSIYPPSLLCMKQAKSFYLSTSSR
- a CDS encoding flavin-linked sulfhydryl oxidase ERV2 (COG:O;~EggNog:ENOG410PQ4I;~InterPro:IPR036774,IPR017905,IPR039799;~PFAM:PF04777;~go_function: GO:0016971 - flavin-linked sulfhydryl oxidase activity [Evidence IEA];~go_function: GO:0016972 - thiol oxidase activity [Evidence IEA];~go_process: GO:0055114 - oxidation-reduction process [Evidence IEA]), with translation MANRQITRRILISASILVFFLFVLFIQPYGPPSPAVRAPGHLDKTTPVHDDLKEGGIVMPRLGNETAKAELGRATWKYFHTMLARYPEEPTEEQQETLHSYIYLFARLYPCGECASHFQQHLKKYPPQVSSRNAAAGWGCFIHNEVNSMLEKPEFDCTKLGDFYDCGCAEGEDESGGNDSDSGHKATPRESSDGNDAISPVEISREPITRGG
- a CDS encoding alpha/beta hydrolase (COG:S;~EggNog:ENOG410PJEQ;~InterPro:IPR022742,IPR029058;~MEROPS:MER0017242;~PFAM:PF12697,PF12146;~TransMembrane:1 (o20-44i)), with the protein product MSESPPPPPSWSIGSMANSAVQFLRLPMLASSGLAVVASGLLYFKQNELIYPRNIPTDARTSVPKPRQFGLDDYEELQLRTPDGESLHAYFIRAPPKRLDQNLTVLMFHGNAGNVGHRIPIAKVLQDFLGCHVLMLEYRGYGLSTGVPDENGLKIDAQTALDHLRQRGETADSRIIIYGQSLGGAVAINLVATNEDKGGIAGLILENTFLSIRKLIPSVFPPARYLARFCHQTWTSEEVLPKITQTPVLFLSGLKDEIIPPANMTQLFAICNANRKVWRTLPNGAHNDSVAEPGYFEHIHSFVTEEILKN
- a CDS encoding LYAR-type C2HC zinc finger protein (COG:D;~EggNog:ENOG410PMMZ;~InterPro:IPR036236,IPR014898,IPR039999;~PFAM:PF08790;~go_function: GO:0003677 - DNA binding [Evidence IEA]), with the translated sequence MVSFSCEGCGDVLTKKKLDSHRNQCRGASFTCIDCMVHFQGTQYKSHTSCMSEAQKYQGTLYKEKPAKNQRKGNNNDNRNGNKNDNKPAKLNTPHRAPYVEDAPDSQTNLVPPAPSPPTPSEAKKASTNDGAKVNVFDFMVDEKTPNASKVSLVHPKEQMKMKDHAPSVFEPQASASSNADDDNGSKNYDVAYEEHGFSYGSGPIDPPTYPNNKNAAISMEFMTPAPKKKKDRRGERKQSPPTLTATTSEKKRKRRIDDHDINDADTPMLEAPSSVLNHPGTPLLNHSGLTGGLDRMLRSPSLDDEDASDNPRRRYQDPSSPLKRTRRDEKESHDAGLGISIKNRAERLVSSMFAGSSVSGSSVAGHENEPRKSKKTHKIRNAPSDHGAPSEAGKTKRKISAQMEGERPVRRLKKLEYPERSYSPREDGRELIVYRQENHPDEIQQEMAAHFLSLVTKGPESSRGFSINKVLKRFHKDFTDEFDGDRGRDQGRSRADRERRADDEKDLWRTLRLKQNERGEIVLFF